The following nucleotide sequence is from Rhizoctonia solani chromosome 15, complete sequence.
TCCAAGGATGATGTTTCCAATGCCCAAGACTGTGTTGATGAGTCCCAACCAACCTAACCACTGGATTGGCTGGGCCATCCAGGAATAAAATAACGCTACAGTGCATGTAGTGGTCACGGGCCTATTCAATCTATGTGCGCACCAGCTAGATTGCTAGTGTCACTTTGTAGCTGATCGACTTAGTGCTTACAAGGAAGCGCCCATTCAGTTGGCGGCTTGATTGAATTGCAACTCCGTACCCCGGGTGACCACTGCAATATCACCAAGATTCACAAGCTGTCTGCCCCGCAAGGGGTCCACAAGCCACGGTCAGCTCACCGAGTATAAACATGCATCTTGCTGCTGCAAAGAAAGCTATCTTTTCCACCGTCCACGCTCCGTACGTCATAATTCTGAGCAAGTAATATAGCTCTTGATTTGTGTCTGGCAAACATAATCATTTATATTACTGTGGCAATATTAAAGAACATAAACCCGTATCTGCTCGTGCTTGAGTTTGAATTGGGATGTCACTTCCTGGGCTTCCTCTCAAAGATATCATTGATACAATCACCTTTTTTCATGCTCAACAGCAACTAGCCAAATATCTAGCAGGTTGGTTATCGTATCCTATTACCTGTATACAGTATAATCTAAAGTATATTGGCTTTCAAGTCATTTCATTGACGCTCCTAGTTTATGTTTGGATCCTTAGTATTGACCTTGAAGCTCAGTTTGTGTGGAGCCGTTCGTGGTCTTGGGGTCATGCCATCTACCATGCAAACtgtcgtacgccaactgtaaggttgggtacacgctagtgggcgggcgcttaaggccgtactactaccaACACTGATTAtgtaactaactatctaggctatactaataccgcttagggcggtctactacttctatactactgcaagggggccttaggcctgggaggtgtgatgagtaaaggggtggtgagcgtctgagatctacttaggggccggctacttagctggctgactaccttctctaatgagtaagagacaaggtaaaatcgacttggggtttccaagtgatttccctgctgtatatatagacataggtgcgctatctacatggtctgtgcgcgtgagaaaggaagtacatggtgagaaaaaggaagcgtgctgcgggctgcgcagaagcgtggatttctcctaagcgcccttggcacggcatctcggcgcggcatctcggcataataagcgccgagatcacgtgatcgaaaaacaaaagataatgagtccgtaaaaaatagtaaaaataatagaaaaatcgtccggttctagtggtatatgtaaggaggttataacattgccccccccttaaaggcccttggcggcgtcacgggcctttctgagtctagcttggttgaagcgcttgatctcttcttggctgtgctTTAGTAGTTCCTCCGgctcccatgaattgtcctCTGGgccgtatcctttccattttatcaaataGAACCATCTGCCCCGTTGCcgtttggagtcaatgatctgttccacttcgtattcctcttccccttctattgtttcaggagggggtcgttctgggaatggctggcttgGGGATTCGTGACACTTGGATAATAGTCCTACGTagaacacatcatggattttcaaCGTGTCTGGGAGTTTCAGGCGATaagcgtggctggagattttttctgaGATCTCGAAGGGGCCTAGTTGCTTGGGGTCCAATTTGTTGGAATTCGTTCTGAGatccacgttttttccatcaagccagactttttctccCACAGAATATTCTGGTATTATTCCTTTGGCTCTTGTCATGCGCTCCTTAGACATCCTTAGTGCGGATTCCgcctctttccattcctgGGCCAGGGTATCGGCtacaaggtctgcttctgggacattggCCGGAATGGTTGATGGGTTCATTACGGGGTTACGTCCATATACTAGTTCAAATGGTGTTTTCCCAGTGGCGGcgtgtttggcattattgtaagCGTATTCCGCAAGTGGTAACCATTTTGCCCAATCCGAATGATCTGCTGCCACATAAGACCTTAGGTAGAACTTGATGAACTGATTGACGCGTTCGGTTTGCCCATCTGATTCCGGGTGAtaagccaaggagaaggatggtttGATCCCAAGTCTTTGGTACAgagcccttaggaattttccGGTAAATGTTGTCCCTCGATCTGAGACGGTTCTGACTGGGAgtccatggagtttccacacGTGAGTGACAAAGAGATTCGCTAGGCCCTTGGCTGACACCTTTTTTGtagttgggatgaaatgaccaaacttggaaaaCAAGTCTATGACCACCAGTATTGCGTCATTTCCTTCTGACTTGGGGAATCCCGTGAtaaagtcataggagatggtATGGAACGGAAAAGGGGGAACTTCCAACGGTTTCAATGATATAACCGGGGCATGGGCACGGCGATTTGCTTGGCAAGTAGGACAGCATTCTACCCACTCCTTTGTGGACGACttcatccctggccaccagtagttcctGCTGAGTAGTTCTAAGGTTTGctgttgtcctgggtgtcccgCCAGCGgtgagtcgtggaattctCTTAGAAGGCGTTCCTTCAGGATTTCGgcgtctgggacaactagtttGCCTCGGTACCAGAGgagatcttcttcccagtcatagtctctgtaagcctTGCGAATTGAGGGAGGAGCGTTGTCCgcgtcttctgtgaggaattggatgatgggcTCTAGGGAGGGGTCTTCTCTGAGCTTGGTGCGGATTTCCGTGACTATTTCaagctcttcttctgatgTATTCGCGAAAACCTCAGCCGGTAGCATAACTTCTGGATCCTGGGTGGATTCTACGTAGTCCGCTCTTCTGGAGAGGgcgtctggctttcctgattgttttcccGGGCGGtaatggatctcaaagttaaaatcgctcaggaatataCGCCATCTTGCGTGCCGTCGGTTGAAAGTCctagcctgcatccagtattcgaGGTTCCTGTGGTCTGTGAAGACCTGAATTGGCTTGTCTGTTGCCTCtaagaatatgcgccattcCTCAAGAGCCCTGATGATGGCTAGTAGCTCTTTGTCGTGCGTGTCATAGTTAGCTTCAGCACCggagaaggacttggacatatatgcgATTGGATGAAGACGATTATCCTCCCCTCGTTGACTCagaattgctcccatggctacccctgatgcgtctgtttctaggtagtagggtagATTTGGGTTGGAATGAATCAGGACTGGGGCTTTTGTGACTAGGGATTTCAGTTCTTGGAAGgcctcttcttcttgggttCCCCAGGACCATGggatttccttttttgtgaggttgtgAAGGGGGCGTGCAACCAgactgaaattgggaataaaccggcggaggtagttgacaaaacctAAGAAGGCCTGAACCTGTTTCACCGTTCTGGGAGtgggccatgacgtgactgcctcaatcttcttttgatccatggagaatccAGCAGGGGAAATGACAATTCCCAGGTAATCCACTGTGGTGACGTGAAAATGGCATTTTGACAGTTTACAGAacagctggttcttcatgaGTCTTGACAAGACTTCCCTGACGTGGTTAGGGTGTTCTTCAGGGTTTTTGGAGAAGATTAGGATGTCGTCCAAGTATATGACCACGGTTACATCAATGAGGTCTCTGAACAAgtcgttcatgaaatgctggaaggcggcaggggcattggtaaggccaaaaggcattactAGATATTCAAACAGCCCATATTTAGTCCTAAatgccgttttccattcatccccttccttgatcc
It contains:
- a CDS encoding Retrotransposable element Tf2 protein, with translation MLLWGALHRDQFEEDKQLIVWILYHMEDKAANWALPIIGNIIKGEANAPTTIPAMTAKFKEAFADPDAKRAAARKIAALTQTTTTSEYVTKFRNLIAELDWNKEAYIAQFTRGLHWKVKELLSTKDNIPDELEAIFAASIKIDNTRRENEENRPKKAPAKSPATVATTSTTTTQRVRLSEDPNYVTPEERDRRCASGLCVKCGQKGHGIKQCPNGWKATIKEVAKVAEEEDNLVEFVSVGLDSNKKPLLFIDLHVQNSQAEPIKTLIDSGATSNFISPSIVEKYKIPKTQLKNPQVVRMLDGTISQTGRIWHQVQLAVLANGHSHHIPFLVCPIGNTPAILGMTWLTSESPLIDWQQGHITFPDQAHIASKEEADTNPLADLPEQYHEFAKVFGKEEFKVLPPHREYDISIDLVPDAKLSPGPIYGMTDAESKALKQHIEEELATGKICPSTSSAGAPVMFVKKADGSLRLVVDYRKLNDVTHKNVYPLPRQDDLMAKLRHAKMFTKLDLRWGYNNVRIKEGDEWKTAFRTKYGLFEYLVMPFGLTNAPAAFQHFMNDLFRDLIDVTVVIYLDDILIFSKNPEEHPNHVREVLSRLMKNQLFCKLSKCHFHVTTVDYLGIVISPAGFSMDQKKIEAVTSWPTPRTVKQVQAFLGFVNYLRRFIPNFSLVARPLHNLTKKEIPWSWGTQEEEAFQELKSLVTKAPVLIHSNPNLPYYLETDASGVAMGAILSQRGEDNRLHPIAYMSKSFSGAEANYDTHDKELLAIIRALEEWRIFLEATDKPIQVFTDHRNLEYWMQARTFNRRHARWRIFLSDFNFEIHYRPGKQSGKPDALSRRADYVESTQDPEVMLPAEVFANTSEEELEIVTEIRTKLREDPSLEPIIQFLTEDADNAPPSIRKAYRDYDWEEDLLWYRGKLVVPDAEILKERLLREFHDSPLAGHPGQQQTLELLSRNYWWPGMKSSTKEWVECCPTCQANRRAHAPVISLKPLEVPPFPFHTISYDFITGFPKSEGNDAILVVIDLFSKFGHFIPTTKKVSAKGLANLFVTHVWKLHGLPVRTVSDRGTTFTGKFLRALYQRLGIKPSFSLAYHPESDGQTERVNQFIKFYLRSYVAADHSDWAKWLPLAEYAYNNAKHAATGKTPFELVYGRNPVMNPSTIPANVPEADLVADTLAQEWKEAESALRMSKERMTRAKGIIPEYSVGEKVWLDGKNVDLRTNSNKLDPKQLGPFEISEKISSHAYRLKLPDTLKIHDVFYVGLLSKCHESPSQPFPERPPPETIEGEEEYEVEQIIDSKRQRGRWFYLIKWKGYGPEDNSWEPEELLKHSQEEIKRFNQARLRKARDAAKGL